One Narcine bancroftii isolate sNarBan1 chromosome 3, sNarBan1.hap1, whole genome shotgun sequence DNA window includes the following coding sequences:
- the smim36 gene encoding small integral membrane protein 36: MEFYLEIDPVTLNLIILVASYVILLLVFLISCILYDCRGKDPSKEYGPEMDKPIQSPIQLVVMQNTVDARLSDNKPTNTENKKELPGSRSTLV, from the coding sequence ATGGAATTTTACTTGGAGATAGATCCTGTAACATTGAACCTGATTATACTTGTTGCAAGTTACGTGATTCTGCTTTTGGTTTTCcttatttcttgcattttatatgACTGCAGAGGTAAAGACCCCAGTAAGGAGTATGGTCCTGAAATGGACAAACCCATTCAGTCTCCAATTCAATTGGTGGTGATGCAGAACACGGTGGACGCTCGCCTCAGTGACAATAAACCTACAAACACAGAAAATAAGAAAGAACTACCAGGGTCTCGAAGCACTTTGGTCTAG